In one Pseudomonas fitomaticsae genomic region, the following are encoded:
- a CDS encoding transposase, which translates to MGTMERYSKVGMQELDQRLSKIVEAARKKPVSVYRYGAPWVWIVSQDDWQGALKEVSSYIPPGHSLVLLRPQIDDLLDAHRDLLHDLNAQPGMLIAPQTVMHILLLQLLYSVPSEQQLYEQLNYNLLFRWFVGLGLNQKVWSFNVLSRDIATLLNEPRAVQLIQKIIGEVFCGALLQMPEFSLNFALLHTWLGKHTGACTSAIKNASN; encoded by the coding sequence ATGGGGACTATGGAACGCTACTCGAAAGTGGGCATGCAGGAACTCGATCAACGCCTGTCGAAGATCGTCGAAGCCGCGCGCAAGAAGCCGGTTTCGGTGTATCGCTACGGCGCGCCGTGGGTCTGGATCGTGTCGCAGGATGACTGGCAGGGCGCCTTGAAAGAGGTCTCCAGCTACATTCCGCCGGGTCATTCGCTGGTGCTGCTGCGCCCGCAGATCGACGATTTGCTCGACGCCCACCGCGACCTCCTGCACGACCTCAATGCCCAACCCGGCATGCTGATCGCCCCGCAGACGGTCATGCACATCCTGCTGCTGCAACTGCTGTATTCGGTGCCCAGCGAGCAGCAGCTCTACGAACAGCTCAATTACAACCTGCTGTTTCGCTGGTTCGTCGGCCTGGGTCTGAACCAGAAAGTCTGGAGCTTCAACGTCCTCAGTCGCGACATCGCCACGCTGCTCAACGAGCCGCGTGCGGTGCAGCTCATCCAGAAAATCATCGGTGAAGTGTTCTGCGGCGCGCTGCTGCAAATGCCCGAGTTCTCCTTGAACTTCGCGCTGCTGCACACCTGGCTGGGCAAACACACCGGGGCCTGCACTTCAGCAATCAAGAACGCCAGTAACTGA
- a CDS encoding DSD1 family PLP-dependent enzyme, which translates to MRPGDRGGPYSEYFRALNNELKTKGPMRPVLLIDLDRLDHNIEVVIRSVKRAGKQLRLVEKSLPSPGLLSYIGQRAGTQRLMSFHQPFLNHDAVTFPQSDILLGKPLPVRSAEIFYQTHKGPFDPAKQLQWLIDNPERLQQYLALAQGLGTRMRVNIELDVGLHRGGVSDLNVLGQMLALIAANPQHLEFAGFMGYDPFVGMGVPGILGSPEELFAKVMVIYQRCVDFTRQHYPALWHEDLCLNTAGSPSYRMHENEHLSSEVSVGTAMLKPTHYDLPSLVEHEPATYIATPVLKSTGAVNIPALDDKSKLFSWWDANQRQTFFIYGGNWMAEFESPPGLQSNGVYGRSSNQEMVNGSNAVGLTVEDQVFLRPTQTEAVLLQFGDLLAVRGGKIVDIWPVYT; encoded by the coding sequence TTGCGGCCGGGGGATCGCGGCGGGCCCTACAGCGAATATTTCCGGGCGCTGAACAACGAGCTCAAGACCAAAGGCCCGATGCGACCGGTGTTGCTGATCGATCTGGACCGCCTCGACCACAACATTGAGGTGGTGATCCGCTCGGTCAAACGCGCGGGCAAGCAGTTGCGGCTGGTGGAGAAATCGCTGCCGTCGCCGGGACTGCTCAGCTACATCGGCCAACGGGCAGGGACGCAGCGGCTGATGTCGTTTCATCAGCCGTTTCTCAATCACGATGCGGTGACGTTCCCGCAGTCCGACATTCTGCTCGGCAAGCCGTTGCCGGTGCGTTCCGCCGAGATTTTCTACCAGACCCACAAAGGCCCCTTCGACCCGGCAAAACAACTGCAATGGCTGATCGACAACCCCGAACGCTTGCAGCAATACCTCGCGCTGGCCCAGGGCTTGGGCACGCGGATGCGGGTCAACATCGAGCTGGACGTCGGACTGCACCGGGGCGGCGTTAGTGATCTGAACGTGCTCGGGCAGATGCTCGCGCTGATCGCCGCCAACCCGCAGCATCTGGAGTTCGCCGGGTTCATGGGTTACGACCCGTTCGTGGGCATGGGTGTGCCGGGGATCCTCGGTTCGCCCGAGGAGCTGTTCGCCAAAGTGATGGTGATTTATCAGCGCTGCGTCGACTTCACCCGGCAGCATTATCCGGCGCTGTGGCATGAGGACTTGTGCCTGAATACGGCCGGCAGCCCGAGTTATCGCATGCATGAAAACGAACATCTAAGCAGTGAAGTGTCGGTGGGGACGGCGATGCTCAAGCCGACTCATTACGACTTGCCGTCACTGGTTGAACACGAACCTGCCACGTACATCGCCACCCCGGTGTTGAAAAGCACCGGGGCCGTGAACATTCCGGCGCTGGATGACAAATCGAAGCTGTTTTCGTGGTGGGACGCCAACCAGCGTCAGACCTTTTTCATCTACGGCGGCAACTGGATGGCCGAGTTCGAATCGCCGCCGGGGCTTCAGAGCAATGGTGTTTACGGGCGCAGCTCGAATCAGGAGATGGTCAATGGTTCGAATGCCGTGGGGTTGACGGTGGAGGATCAAGTCTTTCTGCGGCCGACCCAGACCGAGGCGGTGTTACTGCAGTTTGGTGATTTGCTGGCGGTGCGTGGCGGCAAGATCGTCGACATCTGGCCTGTCTACACCTGA